In Mucilaginibacter celer, one DNA window encodes the following:
- a CDS encoding TonB-dependent receptor domain-containing protein has protein sequence MKSVFVILFSLIFITTTHAQTAPGAKGKITGKVTDATTKLPVDYATVSLFKQGATSPFNGISTDPKGNFSIGNIPAGEYKVTAEFLGYQKAIIEHVIVKDGAVLTLGEIKLAPTANELKGVTITAKVPTVENRIDKMVYNPQNDLSAQGGVAIDVLKKVPQITVDIDGNVELQGNANIRFLINGKPSSIFGASLADALASIPASQIKSIEVITSPGAKYDAAGTGGIVNIILKDSKVQGINGSFNLSAGTRRENGSFNLNARKGNFGVNAFFSGNAQINTNAPYTRNRVSTDGSDNQTTFFQQGSNNFKRNGYESGINFNWDISKHDNLTAGVGFNHFGNHGNGITNEDSRIVSASGAFISDTADIRNSSSKFNGRSTDVSLAYKKTFDKEGQELDILYTESFGNNSFSSSQVQDYLNGVKPSTGISNNNPGKDRETNISIDYTHPLSKKVTIETGGKLDFNHINNNVVTDTLATDGSLNLDPDQTYGFTYNRKIYAYYLSASASLFNNFLDVKGGLRDEYTTTKADFKGVNIPNYNILVPSLVFSHKFGSNGSQSVKLSYSRRIERPDYGDLNPFLNISDPHNINTGNPNLKPEKGDNFELGYNKSFDKGANINIAAFYRHNTDDIQQLTTYYDSLMVNNRVYKGVSFNQRYNIGSEDREGINIYASVPLTSKLSVRTNMIFSNRRSTNPGFATVNAFAYRINLNAQYSFGHDLSAEFFGNYNSSQKGIQGTNPKFVFYNFAMRKMFWDKKASIGLTATNPFAKYVSQSSSTFGSNFYATNERLVPVQSFGISLSYKFGKLEFKKDREKGDENRDNNGGDNGPGQDRGK, from the coding sequence ATGAAGTCTGTTTTTGTTATACTATTTTCACTTATTTTTATAACCACCACACATGCCCAAACCGCCCCCGGAGCAAAGGGGAAAATAACCGGCAAAGTTACCGATGCCACTACCAAACTTCCGGTTGATTATGCTACCGTATCCTTATTTAAACAAGGTGCTACTTCGCCTTTTAATGGTATCAGTACCGATCCGAAAGGAAATTTCAGTATTGGCAATATCCCCGCCGGAGAATACAAAGTAACCGCCGAGTTTTTAGGCTACCAGAAAGCCATCATCGAACATGTAATTGTGAAAGATGGTGCCGTATTAACCCTGGGCGAGATTAAACTTGCGCCTACAGCCAACGAGCTTAAAGGCGTAACCATAACCGCCAAGGTACCAACGGTTGAAAACCGGATTGATAAAATGGTGTATAACCCGCAAAATGACCTGAGCGCGCAAGGCGGTGTAGCTATCGACGTATTGAAAAAAGTACCCCAAATTACTGTTGATATTGATGGTAACGTAGAGTTACAGGGTAATGCCAATATCCGTTTCCTGATTAATGGTAAACCATCAAGTATTTTCGGCGCGAGCCTGGCCGATGCTTTGGCCAGCATCCCGGCAAGCCAGATCAAAAGTATTGAAGTAATTACCAGTCCGGGGGCTAAGTATGATGCTGCAGGTACAGGTGGTATTGTGAATATTATTTTGAAGGATAGTAAGGTACAGGGTATCAATGGCTCGTTTAACTTATCGGCAGGTACCCGCCGCGAAAATGGTTCGTTCAACTTAAATGCCCGTAAAGGTAACTTTGGGGTGAACGCATTTTTTAGCGGCAACGCCCAAATCAATACCAACGCGCCTTATACCCGTAACCGGGTATCTACTGATGGGAGCGACAACCAAACCACATTTTTTCAGCAGGGTTCAAATAACTTTAAGCGTAACGGTTACGAATCGGGCATTAATTTTAACTGGGACATCAGCAAACATGATAACCTTACCGCCGGTGTGGGTTTTAACCATTTTGGTAACCACGGCAATGGTATCACTAATGAGGATTCAAGGATAGTTTCGGCCTCGGGCGCGTTTATTTCTGATACTGCCGATATCCGTAACTCAAGCAGTAAGTTTAACGGCCGCTCAACTGATGTGAGTTTAGCATACAAAAAAACATTTGATAAGGAAGGGCAGGAGCTGGATATCCTTTATACCGAAAGCTTTGGTAACAACAGTTTCAGCTCATCGCAGGTGCAGGATTACCTGAACGGTGTAAAACCATCTACAGGAATCTCCAACAATAACCCGGGTAAAGATCGTGAAACTAATATCTCTATCGATTACACCCATCCGCTAAGCAAAAAAGTAACTATTGAAACCGGCGGTAAGCTTGATTTTAATCACATTAATAATAACGTAGTAACCGATACGCTGGCAACTGATGGGAGCCTAAACCTCGATCCTGATCAAACTTATGGCTTTACTTACAACCGTAAAATATACGCGTACTATCTTTCGGCATCCGCATCGTTATTTAATAATTTTTTAGATGTAAAAGGTGGTTTAAGGGATGAGTACACCACTACCAAAGCCGATTTTAAAGGTGTGAATATCCCCAACTATAATATCCTGGTGCCATCGCTGGTGTTTTCGCATAAGTTTGGCAGCAACGGTTCGCAATCGGTTAAATTAAGCTACAGCCGCCGCATTGAGCGACCTGATTACGGCGATTTAAACCCATTCCTTAACATCAGCGATCCGCATAATATCAATACCGGTAACCCCAATCTTAAACCCGAAAAAGGGGATAATTTTGAGTTGGGTTACAATAAATCGTTTGATAAAGGGGCTAATATCAATATCGCTGCCTTTTATCGCCACAATACAGATGATATCCAGCAGCTTACAACTTATTATGATTCGTTAATGGTAAACAATAGGGTATACAAAGGCGTATCATTTAACCAGCGCTACAACATTGGTTCGGAAGACAGGGAGGGTATCAATATTTACGCATCTGTGCCGCTTACCAGTAAGTTAAGTGTGCGTACCAATATGATCTTCAGTAACAGGCGTTCAACCAATCCGGGTTTTGCCACTGTAAACGCTTTCGCTTATCGTATCAACCTGAACGCGCAATACAGCTTTGGTCATGATTTAAGTGCCGAATTTTTTGGCAACTACAATTCATCGCAAAAGGGTATTCAGGGTACCAATCCCAAATTTGTGTTTTACAACTTTGCCATGCGCAAAATGTTTTGGGATAAAAAGGCAAGTATTGGCTTAACGGCTACCAATCCGTTCGCCAAATATGTTAGCCAGAGCTCATCAACCTTCGGCAGTAACTTTTATGCAACTAACGAGCGGTTGGTACCAGTACAATCTTTTGGCATTAGCTTGAGCTATAAATTTGGTAAGCTTGAGTTTAAAAAGGATAGAGAGAAAGGTGACGAAAACCGTGATAATAACGGAGGCGATAACGGGCCGGGGCAGGATAGAGGAAAGTAA
- a CDS encoding DUF47 domain-containing protein: MKSSNSKSIFPSSNQLFYDLFNDATANVTEMARLLDEAVNASTSYEQKFNFAHIDKLKFKSYEITHRVFNESGRMLISPFGRKDMCDLASAIDDVADRITMAARRINLYNVPAITQPIINLAGLILKTSTELEKAVNMMNELSRSAEIFDICANIKRIEADADRVYNTAFADLLANQTDAIELIKYTDVFVAMETATDACEDATLIIESILIKMG, encoded by the coding sequence ATGAAGAGCTCAAACTCAAAATCGATATTCCCAAGTTCAAACCAGCTTTTTTACGATTTATTTAACGATGCTACGGCAAACGTTACCGAAATGGCCCGTTTGCTTGATGAAGCAGTTAACGCGTCAACATCGTACGAGCAAAAATTCAATTTTGCTCATATTGATAAGCTGAAATTTAAAAGCTACGAAATTACCCACAGGGTTTTTAATGAATCGGGCAGGATGCTGATCTCGCCATTTGGCCGCAAGGATATGTGCGACCTGGCTTCGGCAATTGATGATGTTGCCGATAGGATTACTATGGCCGCGCGACGTATTAACCTGTACAATGTACCGGCTATCACACAGCCTATCATTAACCTGGCCGGCCTCATCCTTAAAACCAGCACCGAGCTTGAAAAAGCGGTAAACATGATGAATGAGCTGAGCCGATCGGCCGAAATTTTTGATATCTGCGCAAATATCAAGCGTATTGAAGCCGATGCAGACCGTGTTTACAACACCGCTTTTGCCGATTTATTGGCCAACCAAACAGATGCGATCGAGTTAATTAAATACACCGACGTATTTGTGGCCATGGAAACGGCTACAGATGCCTGCGAGGATGCTACTTTAATTATTGAAAGTATTTTGATTAAGATGGGTTAA
- a CDS encoding carboxypeptidase-like regulatory domain-containing protein, translating to MKKSVLALLCAICLCAPVFSQTSRSVTSLDGAVQRLQTLSAERAIEKAYLHLDRLSYSPGDTVYFKAYVTLGEQRELSKLSGLLHVDLIDPQDSLLQTLSLQLVNGLAKGDFSLDGAAPTGVYRVRAYTRWMLNNGQTNFFNQYIVVNNLLIAGFKKPDAVVAGKPAISFFAEGGNWVNDVPAKLAFKAVGASGMGINVKGVIVDNANTEVVKFETKHLGMGLLFITPEAGKTYKANLTYADGSKATVDLPKPDNEGMTLTVNNDNPDKLAIEINANKPYYLKNKNKEIGIVIYSGGSIRTVKTVLDNQVLDLNLNKKEFKTGIVQITLFSAQGEPLNERLAFIQNPDLLNIVALNDKPVYATRGKVHISINTKNKDGMPVSSYLSAVVIAGSKVNEDAETTILSNLLLTSELRGQVEQPNYYFTNVNADTRSNLDVLMLTQGYRRFEWKQLLSDAQTTTTYKAEGSFDISGQVKTLKGEPVDGGTVTLMPQAGGNMLTQVTGHDGKFTFANLVYDDKTRFIIQAKTAAGKSNTQITITDAAPVAAIEPGGVLKPQIEQNNTGTQPVYFADISRRSASIAAKVNRTVVTDQAAFNVKNTGLHDQTTLSTGLQGRLNGVVIRQGVPYLADKVNASMQGGPMLIIMDDVALPQGTSVDNYSATDIESVSVLKTADASIYGIRGANGVLILKTRKNAAPIAVNSAPAPGLLYFTAKGFYKARTFYAPVYESTGSINNKPDNRGTVYWNPDVTTGNDGMAGFDFFNADTKGTYRVVIEGIDAAGNVGRSVSTYKVE from the coding sequence ATGAAAAAGTCAGTCCTGGCATTGCTATGCGCTATTTGCCTTTGTGCACCTGTTTTTTCGCAAACCTCCCGGTCTGTTACATCGTTGGATGGAGCTGTACAGCGCCTGCAAACCTTATCCGCCGAGAGAGCCATTGAAAAAGCCTATCTGCATTTAGACAGGTTATCCTATAGTCCGGGCGATACTGTTTACTTTAAGGCTTATGTTACCCTGGGCGAACAGCGTGAACTATCTAAATTAAGCGGCTTGTTACATGTTGATCTGATTGATCCGCAGGACTCGCTGCTGCAAACGCTTTCGCTTCAACTGGTAAATGGTTTGGCGAAGGGCGATTTCAGCCTGGATGGTGCCGCACCAACCGGGGTTTACCGCGTAAGGGCTTATACCAGGTGGATGCTGAATAACGGGCAAACCAATTTTTTTAATCAATACATTGTTGTTAATAATCTGCTGATAGCCGGTTTTAAAAAGCCGGATGCTGTTGTAGCCGGTAAACCCGCCATCAGTTTTTTTGCCGAGGGAGGAAACTGGGTAAATGATGTGCCGGCCAAACTGGCTTTTAAGGCCGTAGGTGCAAGCGGTATGGGTATAAACGTTAAAGGCGTTATAGTTGATAATGCCAATACCGAAGTCGTAAAGTTTGAAACAAAACACCTGGGCATGGGCCTGCTGTTCATTACCCCCGAAGCAGGTAAAACCTACAAAGCCAATTTAACTTATGCCGATGGCAGCAAGGCGACAGTAGATTTGCCCAAGCCCGATAACGAAGGAATGACGCTTACCGTTAACAATGACAATCCGGATAAACTGGCCATCGAAATAAATGCTAATAAGCCCTACTATCTTAAAAATAAAAACAAAGAAATAGGTATTGTTATTTACTCGGGCGGATCCATCCGGACGGTGAAAACAGTGCTTGATAACCAGGTGCTGGATCTTAATCTGAACAAAAAGGAATTCAAAACCGGTATTGTACAGATAACCCTGTTCTCGGCACAAGGCGAACCGCTTAACGAACGACTCGCATTTATTCAAAATCCTGATCTGCTTAATATTGTAGCCCTCAATGATAAACCGGTTTACGCAACCCGCGGAAAAGTGCATATCAGCATCAATACCAAAAATAAAGATGGCATGCCGGTAAGTAGCTATCTGTCGGCAGTGGTTATAGCCGGTAGCAAGGTGAATGAAGATGCAGAAACCACCATACTGTCAAACCTGTTGCTCACATCCGAACTGAGGGGGCAGGTTGAACAACCCAACTACTATTTTACCAATGTTAATGCCGATACCCGTAGTAACCTTGATGTACTGATGCTAACGCAAGGCTACCGCCGGTTTGAATGGAAGCAGTTGCTGAGTGATGCGCAAACTACTACCACTTACAAGGCCGAAGGCAGCTTTGATATTTCGGGCCAGGTAAAAACATTAAAAGGCGAGCCGGTGGATGGCGGAACAGTAACACTCATGCCACAGGCCGGCGGTAACATGTTAACGCAGGTTACCGGTCATGATGGCAAGTTTACCTTTGCAAACCTGGTTTACGATGATAAAACGAGATTTATTATCCAGGCAAAAACTGCAGCCGGAAAAAGTAATACCCAGATCACAATCACCGACGCCGCGCCGGTAGCCGCCATCGAGCCGGGCGGAGTACTAAAGCCGCAAATTGAGCAGAATAATACCGGAACGCAACCTGTTTATTTTGCCGATATCAGCCGGAGATCGGCAAGCATCGCAGCAAAAGTAAATAGAACTGTTGTTACCGATCAGGCAGCTTTTAATGTGAAAAATACAGGTCTGCACGATCAGACAACGCTCTCTACAGGTTTGCAGGGGCGTTTAAACGGCGTAGTGATAAGGCAAGGGGTGCCATATCTTGCTGATAAGGTAAATGCCTCGATGCAGGGCGGCCCGATGCTTATTATTATGGATGATGTAGCTTTGCCGCAGGGCACCAGTGTTGATAATTACAGCGCTACCGATATTGAAAGTGTAAGCGTTTTAAAAACTGCCGATGCATCAATATATGGTATAAGAGGAGCTAACGGTGTATTGATACTGAAAACCCGCAAAAATGCGGCGCCAATTGCTGTTAACAGCGCACCCGCGCCGGGTTTACTTTATTTTACAGCGAAAGGTTTTTATAAAGCACGCACATTTTATGCGCCCGTTTATGAAAGTACCGGGAGCATCAACAATAAACCGGATAACCGGGGTACCGTTTACTGGAATCCGGATGTAACTACCGGAAACGATGGCATGGCCGGGTTTGATTTTTTTAATGCCGATACCAAAGGAACATACCGGGTGGTAATTGAGGGAATTGATGCCGCCGGCAATGTTGGCCGCAGCGTATCTACCTATAAAGTAGAATAA
- a CDS encoding DUF2911 domain-containing protein: MKKSFQLKAAFLFAFALLVSSFTFAQQKPMASPRDSVSGTAAGSTITINYGSPSVKGRKIWGGLEAYGKVWRAGANEATTFTTTKAIKVEGKPLAAGTYGFFLIPEENGTWTVIFNKVAKQWGAFKYDDKEDALRVTVKTKAAPMHERLTYTVDSKSFCMFWDKIVVPVSVK, from the coding sequence ATGAAAAAATCATTCCAGCTTAAGGCGGCATTTCTGTTTGCATTTGCCTTGTTAGTGTCGAGCTTTACTTTTGCCCAGCAAAAACCTATGGCCAGTCCACGCGACAGCGTAAGCGGTACCGCGGCAGGTTCAACCATTACCATTAACTACGGCAGCCCATCGGTTAAAGGCCGTAAAATTTGGGGCGGACTGGAAGCTTATGGTAAAGTATGGCGTGCAGGCGCTAACGAAGCCACCACTTTTACCACCACTAAAGCTATTAAAGTTGAAGGCAAACCACTGGCTGCCGGTACTTACGGCTTTTTCCTGATTCCGGAAGAAAACGGAACCTGGACAGTGATTTTTAATAAAGTAGCTAAACAATGGGGCGCCTTTAAATATGATGATAAAGAAGATGCCCTGCGCGTAACCGTTAAAACCAAAGCCGCGCCAATGCACGAACGTTTAACTTATACAGTTGATTCAAAAAGCTTTTGCATGTTTTGGGATAAGATTGTAGTACCGGTTTCGGTAAAATAA
- a CDS encoding DUF3810 domain-containing protein: protein MHRPKNNNKPVLKKVIVIALLALAIFLLMLLAGHPAAVERYYANGFYIVICRVVHPVLNIFPFSVGDVLYISVVIYLIYAFIRLIVLIFKKRFKIAGRFFLGLIIGVQSAILAFYLFWGMNYFRQPAAIRLNLQDTSFTTADLKAVTHILIDSVNATRSRVTHADLAQSNTNIYNIARHTIRTLSKDSLNFRAYDPDIKPSILTPLLNYIGTSGYYNPFTSEAQVNYQMPVFNRPFVVCHEMSHQMGYGAEDEADYAGFVVATHSLDRLLRYSAYHLAVQEFMYSLAGRDTIAHKELKALLNKDVRNDYKIERDYWRAYQNKLGAVSSIFYDNFLKANNQPRGLETYNRMVLLVMAAYQTQWPSFAARHSLSSLSH from the coding sequence ATGCATCGCCCTAAAAACAATAATAAACCTGTATTAAAAAAAGTAATAGTTATCGCACTTTTAGCTTTAGCCATTTTTTTGTTGATGCTGCTGGCCGGGCATCCGGCTGCAGTAGAACGCTATTATGCCAATGGTTTTTATATTGTTATTTGCCGGGTTGTCCACCCGGTGTTGAATATCTTTCCGTTTAGTGTAGGCGATGTGTTATATATCTCGGTAGTTATTTACCTCATTTATGCTTTTATACGTTTAATTGTATTGATTTTTAAAAAGCGGTTTAAAATAGCGGGTAGATTTTTTTTAGGATTGATAATAGGTGTACAGTCGGCAATACTGGCTTTTTATCTTTTTTGGGGGATGAATTACTTCAGGCAGCCGGCTGCTATAAGGCTTAATCTGCAGGATACCTCATTTACCACCGCCGATTTGAAAGCTGTTACCCATATCCTGATAGATAGCGTTAATGCAACCCGCTCGCGCGTAACCCATGCCGATCTGGCCCAGAGCAATACGAACATTTATAATATTGCCCGCCACACTATCCGTACACTTAGTAAAGATTCGCTCAATTTCAGAGCCTATGATCCTGATATAAAACCATCCATTCTTACACCCCTGCTTAACTACATAGGCACATCGGGCTATTATAATCCTTTTACTTCCGAAGCGCAGGTAAATTACCAGATGCCGGTTTTTAACAGGCCTTTTGTGGTTTGCCACGAAATGTCGCACCAGATGGGTTACGGTGCCGAAGATGAAGCCGATTATGCCGGCTTTGTTGTTGCAACCCACTCGCTTGACAGGTTGTTGCGCTACTCAGCCTACCACCTTGCGGTACAGGAGTTTATGTACTCGCTTGCCGGGAGGGACACTATCGCTCATAAAGAGCTTAAAGCCCTGCTAAACAAAGATGTACGCAACGATTATAAAATTGAACGCGACTACTGGCGTGCCTACCAAAACAAATTAGGCGCTGTAAGCAGTATTTTTTACGATAATTTTCTGAAAGCTAACAATCAACCCCGCGGCCTGGAAACCTACAATCGAATGGTGCTGCTGGTTATGGCTGCATACCAAACGCAGTGGCCTTCATTTGCTGCGCGTCATTCGCTTTCGTCATTGAGTCATTAG
- a CDS encoding penicillin acylase family protein yields the protein MKVILFIGLMFLHVFVFAPNINQQAIKRSEALAKTVTVIRDNWGVPHIYGKTDAAVVFGLMYTQCEDNFKGIERNYLYQLGKQAEVDGEANLYTDLQLQLIADSADAIKDYRNSAPWFKKLMDAFADGINYYLYKHPEVKPKVFKHFEPWYALMFTDGSVAATETGGIKLAETKAFYSTDPEKLGALNDERKPVYDMVNERETGSNGFAIAPSRSASGHALLYINPHVPFYFRSEVQLVSNEGLNAYGAVTWGQFFIYQGFNEHCGWMHTSAYADVADLYAEKVIKKDGKWYYEYDGKLKPVATRKLVFNVKNGGQTEQRNITGYYTHHGPVMGSRDGKWLALKANNRSYNALLESWLITKANNLAQYKKAMSLVSNATNSTVYADDKGNTIFWYGNYIPKRNPKYNWSLPVDGSTSATEWLGVHKLNEIITVTNPASGWIQNCNSTPFTASGASSPDKNKYPVYMAPDGENYRAVTAIKILKDAKKLSMDGLIAKGYDHYLAAFDDLLPSLFSAYENAPDSVKQKLAEPVKLLKEWDKRTAIHSVASALAIEWGTLMMKALPPPQTDQGSTFITRRFQTLVKTLSPAQQLGYLSDVLINLKSRFGTWNVEWGDMNRYQRPDDGITFDDNKPSIPVGLTGSGFGQLPSFQSRTVNTSKRYGYSGNSFIAVVEFGTHLKAKSIITGGSSFNPSSKNFTDQAQGIIDGKFKDVLFYKKDVLKHAQQTYHPGDYFK from the coding sequence ATGAAAGTGATTTTATTTATTGGTTTAATGTTTCTTCATGTGTTTGTTTTCGCCCCAAATATTAACCAACAAGCAATAAAAAGGTCGGAAGCGCTTGCAAAAACAGTTACGGTAATTCGCGATAACTGGGGAGTTCCTCACATTTATGGAAAAACAGATGCGGCCGTAGTTTTTGGTTTGATGTACACCCAATGCGAAGATAACTTTAAAGGCATCGAACGCAATTATTTATACCAGTTAGGCAAACAAGCCGAAGTTGACGGCGAAGCCAATTTGTATACCGATCTACAGCTGCAATTGATTGCCGATAGTGCCGACGCTATCAAAGATTATCGTAATAGTGCCCCATGGTTTAAAAAACTAATGGATGCCTTTGCCGATGGGATCAATTATTACCTGTACAAACATCCCGAAGTAAAACCCAAAGTGTTTAAACATTTTGAGCCCTGGTATGCGCTGATGTTTACTGATGGCAGCGTAGCCGCAACCGAAACAGGCGGGATTAAACTGGCCGAAACCAAGGCTTTTTACAGTACTGATCCTGAAAAACTGGGAGCTTTAAACGATGAGCGAAAGCCGGTTTATGATATGGTGAATGAGCGCGAAACCGGCTCTAATGGTTTTGCTATAGCGCCGTCCCGTTCGGCATCGGGGCATGCTTTGCTGTATATCAATCCGCATGTACCATTTTATTTCCGCAGCGAGGTGCAGCTGGTAAGTAATGAAGGGCTTAATGCCTATGGGGCAGTTACCTGGGGGCAGTTTTTTATATACCAGGGTTTTAATGAGCATTGCGGCTGGATGCATACCAGCGCCTACGCTGATGTGGCCGATCTCTACGCCGAAAAGGTGATCAAAAAGGACGGTAAATGGTATTACGAATATGATGGTAAGCTAAAACCGGTTGCTACGCGCAAACTGGTGTTTAACGTAAAAAACGGTGGGCAAACAGAGCAGCGTAACATCACCGGTTATTATACCCACCACGGCCCGGTAATGGGCAGTCGCGACGGTAAATGGCTTGCGCTTAAAGCCAACAACCGGTCGTACAATGCCCTGCTCGAATCGTGGTTAATTACAAAAGCCAATAACCTTGCGCAATATAAAAAAGCCATGAGCCTGGTGTCAAACGCTACCAATAGTACGGTTTATGCAGATGATAAGGGTAATACCATTTTTTGGTACGGCAACTACATCCCAAAACGTAACCCTAAATATAATTGGAGCCTGCCCGTTGATGGCAGCACATCGGCTACCGAATGGCTGGGCGTGCATAAGCTAAACGAAATTATCACCGTTACCAATCCCGCCAGCGGTTGGATCCAGAATTGTAATTCTACACCTTTTACTGCTTCGGGCGCCTCAAGTCCGGATAAAAATAAATACCCGGTTTATATGGCACCCGATGGCGAAAATTATCGGGCTGTAACTGCTATTAAAATACTAAAGGATGCCAAAAAACTGTCGATGGACGGTTTGATTGCCAAAGGCTATGATCATTACCTGGCGGCATTTGATGATTTATTGCCCTCGCTGTTCAGCGCTTACGAAAATGCGCCCGACTCGGTTAAACAAAAACTTGCCGAACCGGTAAAGCTACTGAAAGAGTGGGACAAGCGCACCGCCATACATTCGGTAGCCAGCGCGTTGGCTATTGAATGGGGAACCCTCATGATGAAAGCCCTGCCGCCACCGCAAACCGACCAGGGAAGTACCTTTATTACCCGTCGTTTTCAAACGTTGGTAAAAACGCTAAGTCCGGCGCAGCAATTAGGTTATTTAAGTGATGTGCTCATTAACCTGAAAAGCCGTTTCGGTACCTGGAATGTGGAATGGGGCGATATGAACCGCTACCAACGCCCGGATGATGGCATTACCTTTGATGATAATAAGCCAAGTATCCCAGTTGGTTTAACCGGATCCGGCTTCGGACAGCTGCCATCGTTCCAAAGTCGTACCGTAAACACCAGCAAGCGCTATGGATATTCGGGCAATAGTTTTATCGCTGTTGTGGAATTTGGTACACACCTTAAAGCCAAAAGTATCATAACAGGGGGGAGTTCTTTCAATCCCTCATCAAAAAACTTTACCGATCAGGCGCAGGGGATTATTGACGGTAAATTTAAAGATGTGCTGTTTTATAAAAAGGATGTGTTAAAACACGCGCAACAAACCTATCACCCCGGCGACTATTTTAAATGA
- a CDS encoding glycosyltransferase — MILFWYSVILFVITIALNFYLLIGFKQIKQVSRQPLSDNPPPLAIIIAVRNEEEDLEKALQSLCHINYPNHRLIVVNDRSTDRTGEILEQFSLRYPHIQITTINTLPEGWLGKNNALYQGYLSSTEEWMLFADADIVFHPDAINKAVSYAARQQLDHLTILPELVSRSAILNSVFATLSVMLMTAMKPWEAKNPKSKAASGIGAFNLVRRTAYEKIGTHVRIKLRPDDDLQLGKMMKSEGMRQDVLAGHGTVCLEWYKNLGELAGGIKKNSFAIANYNIAKAIANVISMLLTVALPMPLMFIFGTAEIRVMAAIMLLFHIVYMILVPPNKWWYAFMIPFTGAFLGWNYLKATVITVAQGGIYWRDSFYSLKMLKEE, encoded by the coding sequence ATGATACTATTCTGGTACAGCGTAATACTGTTTGTAATCACTATAGCGCTAAACTTTTATCTGCTTATCGGTTTTAAGCAAATTAAGCAGGTAAGCCGACAACCTTTAAGCGATAATCCCCCTCCCCTGGCTATTATTATTGCGGTGCGCAACGAGGAAGAAGACCTTGAAAAAGCACTTCAAAGCCTCTGTCATATCAACTACCCCAACCATCGTCTAATCGTAGTTAACGACAGATCGACCGACCGTACCGGCGAAATTCTTGAACAGTTTAGTCTCCGCTATCCTCATATTCAAATAACAACCATCAATACCTTACCCGAAGGTTGGCTGGGCAAAAACAACGCCTTATACCAGGGCTACCTGAGCAGCACCGAAGAGTGGATGCTTTTTGCGGATGCCGATATCGTTTTTCATCCCGATGCTATCAACAAGGCAGTAAGCTACGCGGCCAGGCAACAGCTTGATCATTTAACCATACTCCCCGAACTGGTGTCGCGCTCGGCAATTTTAAACAGCGTGTTTGCCACCCTAAGCGTCATGCTCATGACGGCAATGAAACCCTGGGAAGCCAAAAATCCAAAATCAAAAGCAGCATCGGGCATCGGCGCTTTTAATCTGGTAAGGCGCACGGCTTACGAAAAAATTGGCACCCATGTCCGCATTAAACTGCGCCCCGATGATGACCTGCAGCTTGGCAAAATGATGAAAAGCGAGGGCATGCGGCAGGATGTTTTGGCAGGGCACGGCACGGTTTGCCTGGAGTGGTACAAAAACCTTGGCGAACTGGCCGGGGGCATTAAAAAAAACTCATTCGCGATAGCTAATTACAATATTGCCAAAGCCATTGCCAATGTAATAAGTATGCTGCTAACGGTTGCCTTACCAATGCCCCTGATGTTTATTTTCGGCACTGCCGAAATACGGGTAATGGCGGCCATCATGCTGTTGTTTCACATTGTTTATATGATACTTGTACCGCCCAATAAATGGTGGTATGCATTCATGATTCCCTTTACCGGTGCATTTTTAGGCTGGAATTATTTGAAAGCGACAGTGATAACTGTAGCACAGGGGGGTATATATTGGCGGGATAGCTTTTATTCGTTGAAGATGCTGAAGGAGGAATAG